The Armatimonadota bacterium nucleotide sequence TCGGCTCATAGACATTGATGAAGTCCACCGGGGGTGACTCCGCCGCGCCGACCGCGGTGCTCACCCGGTACGCATAGAGCGTTCCCGGATTGGCGGACGAATCGTTGTACGAGCGGTCCGCGCGACCCGCGTTGGCGAGCAGAGAGTATCCGCTGGCCTGGCGCGTGAGGCGCACGCGGCTGTGCGCGGCGCGCGCCGGCCGCACCATGCGCGATGCTCCGCCCACCTCCGCGCGGTAAACATTGAAGCTGGCGACGCCGGTCGCGCCCGACGCCACGCTCCATGACAGCGCCACCGAGTCGGCGGTCGGGGTGGCGGCGGCCGCGGTTATGACGTTCGCCGCCGGCGCCGCGGCGGCAGCGCCGCCCCCACCGTTGTTAGCAAGCGCAATCAGCGCTCCCGCGGCGATCACCGCGCCCAGCGTCTGCCAGGTCTTGTCCGCCCGCTTGACCTGCTGCGGAGCGGTCGGCGCCGGGGCAACCGTCACCGCCGAGACCTTGGTTCCCAATACCCCCTCGACCGCCTTGCCGACGGCGTCATCCATCGCCTCCATCATCAGCGGACCCTCGGCGGCGGCGAACCCGATCCTGCTCGAACTTCTGCCGGAGACGGCGACCGCGCTCGACTCGTTGGTTCTCACGTCGAACTTTTGCAGCGTCAGGCCGAGCGTCACCTGCTTGGCGGCCTTGTCGTAGGTGTATTCCTCGACACTGCCCCACAACACCAGGTCGGCGCCGAGCGCCTGCCCCAGCCGCGCCGCCTGCTGGCGGTCAAGCGGAGGCTTGACCTCGAGGTCGCTCGGCTCGAGGGTCTTTTCAATATCAATGGCGCGACGCACCGATGGGGTGGACGGGCGCAGGCTGACAATGGTGGCCTGGCCGGAGGACTCCAGGGTCACACGCAGCGCGCGATACACGCGCTCGGCCAGCTCCGCCCCACCGACTTCGGTGTTACCCGCCAGGGGCAGCACGATGACCTTGAGCTTAGCGCTCTCCGCGCGGGCAGTGGTGGCATGCGTCGCCAGCAGCGGTGCCACGATTGCGACTGCCAGGCAGCAGATCATGGCACGGACCAGCCGAGCCGCAGTGAGCTTTCTCATCCCCTTGACTCCTCCGCTCCTTTTTCCCCCGTGCGCCAGCCGGCATCCTACCGCATGACGCTGTCGCCGGCACCGGTAAGGACTCCGCCGGACGGGCGCCGTCGCCCGTCCGGCCGTATGCTCGATCCCGCATTCGACGTCTGTTTCCAGCTAGGGACGCGGCCCCAGCGGCCGCAGTGGCCTCGGCCCCCGATGGCCATCCGCAGCCGCGGCCGCGGCGACGGACGAGGATATGGTGAACGTGGTGTAGGCGGGCGTGCTCCACACGTACCCTTGGTCCTGCGGATTGGTCTGGAATAACGCTGGCTCCGTGCGCGGCGCCACCGCATCGCGCGCGTTGCGTGCGCCGACGCGCCAGTAGAGCACGGTCGGCATACCGCCGGGCGCAGGCGGGAAGTCGGCCGCCACGTTGATGACGCTGGACATCTCCGTGCCGTCCGGCGCCATGCTTTCCCCGGCCGGATATTGCTTGGTGCCGGCAGCCAGGAAGCGCACGTCGCGGCTGATCTGGAGCACGTACTCGGTGGCTCCGGCTACCGCGGACCACGAGAAACGCACTGCGCTTGCATCGTCCGCGGCTGCGTCCGCCACCGGCGACAGAAGCGACGGCCGGGCCAGAGCTGTGGCCACGCCCGAGCCGTTCGCGTAAGGCGAGAAGCGCAGCCAGTACTGGCGCTCCGGCGCCTGGCGGCCGGAGCTGGCGGAGCGGCCGTCGGTGACCTGCGCGGCGGTCCTGCTCGCCGTAGGCGTGGTGGTTGGGGTTGGGGTGGTGGTCGTACCGGTAGGAGCGAACTCAACGGAAGCGACGATCGCAACGATACGATACACGTAGCCTTCGCCGGGCGTCGGAGGGTCATAGCCGAACAACATCCCAATGCTCTCACCCGGGGTGAGGTCGGGTGCGGTGTCGCCCTCCTCCGCCGTGGCGAAGCTATACTCACTGATCTCGCCGGTCTCCGGGGTAATGCTCATGCTCATCGTATAGAAGCCGGGGAGGATCGCGTCCGAGGAGTCAATGAAAAACGTGCCGTTGCCGCTGAAGGTCTGCTGCGCCGGCTGCACCCAGAGGAAAAAATTGTTGCGGTAGATCTCGTAGAGGCGAACGCTGCGCCATTCGTGCGCGGGCGGGGACCAGGTGACGAGAATGCCGCCCGACCCCGAGCCGGTGGCGTCGGACAGGGAGCTGGCGACGACATCCGGCACCGCGACGTCGGCCGGACTGTGGTTGTACAAGCTGGCGAATATCCCGACCGCAGCCGCCATGCCAAGCAGGCTGCTGCTGAGCTGGTTGCGGTCCTTGGGGCGCCGCACCGCGACCGCCTGAGCGGCGGTCGGCGCCTCGAACACCGGCAGCGCCTTGTCGCCGGCGGCGATGCCGCGGTAGCTGGCGATGATGGCGGCGGTGGCGTACTCTGGCTCAACCCTGGTGACCCGCACGCGCCCGACCTTATCGCCGAAGCGCAGAATCACCAGCTCCATACCATCCCGGAGCCCGGAGTTGCTGCCGGCGTTGAGATAGACATCGGTCGGGGTGCCGCTCAGCACCGTCGCCTCGGGGAACCGGTAGCTGATCATGGTGCGCACGGCATCGTAGGTGGCAAGGGTCAGCGCCTCGTCAGCGAGCGCCGCGTTATCGGCGGCATATCCCGGCTTGGGCGTGGACTGCTGTCGCACCCGCGCGCCATTGGTATACTCGCCGGAGTCGACGCTCAGCAGCACAACGGTGACGTCCGCCACCGCCACGCGGCCCTCTCTGGTCTGCTCGAAGTGCAGGTCATTGATGGTGCCGGAGGCGACGAACGGCACCTCCAGCGTCTCCGCCAGCCGGCCCTGTGCGGGGCGGGTCATCGGCAGTGAGAAGCCCAGGCGGCTCAATGCCTGCTCGACCTCGGAGCGCGGCACGGGCGTGAATCGCTTGGATTCGTCCAGCGCCAGCGCCAGCGCATCTGCCGCGCCGCGCCCGAGCGCATCGCCCCCGTAGTCGCTGCGGTTGAAGAAGTCCACGACCGCCACCGGAGTCATGGGGGCGGAGGCGACGGACTCCTGCGCCCGCACCCGCCCGGTGCACAGAACCGGCGCCGCTAACGCGGCAGCGATCCCTAGCCCGACCAAGACCAGCGCCGTTATCCGGGCGCGGCCGACGCTCATGGTGCCCATCTTGACTTACTCCTCTCCTCGCCGCCTGGCGTGCGCGGAAGAATCCGTGCTGGGGGGCATGGGCAGGTCGTCATTTCGGGAACGCAAAACGGACCGGGATGGGATTCGCCTGCCTGCCACCACCGGCGGCCTCCTGCCTCGGCTGTTCGACGCCATGTCATGCCCGAGGGTTCAGAATAGCGCCACATTCTACCATAGGGGCAGGGGATTGTAAACCTGCGTTGGCGCCCGCCAAAAGGTTCACTCGCCTGCCGCGCTCACCAGCCGTCCCCACAGCTTCGCCACCTGCCTCGCGGTTTCCTCTAGGCTGCCGCTGGCATCAACGACAAAACCCGCCCGGCGGGCTTTCTCCTCCACCGGCATCTGCGCCGCTACCCGGGCTTGCGCCTGCTCGCGCGTGAGCCCGTCGCGCGCCATCACGCGCCGCACCTGCTGCTCGGCAGGCGCGGTGACCGCCACCACCACGTCCACCTCGCTTTCCGCCCCCGCTTCGTAGAGCAGCGGTATCACCGCGACCGCTAGCGCCGGCGGTCGCCTACGGCGGCGCAGGGCCTCCAGGCGGCGGCGCATCTCCAGTATTATGCGCGGGTGCGTGATTTCCTCCAGCCGCCGCCGCGCCTGCGGGTCGTCAAAAACGAGAGACCCCAGACGTTTCCGGTCCAGGGTCCCTTGCGCAGTCAGCATCTGCGGCCCGAAGGCCTGCGCTATCTCGCTCAGCGCCGGGCTCCCCGGCGCCGTCACCTCGCGCGCGATCTCGTCGGTGTCAACGACCGCCGCGCCCCGCTCCCGCAGCAACTGCGCCACCGTGGTCTTGCCGGTGGCGATGCCGCCGGTGAGCCCGACGACGATCATTCCTCCTCTTCCCGCTGGGAGAATACGTCGCCCACCAGATCGGCGACCGTCACCCGCCCTGCGTCCTTCTGCTGCTCCATGTAGTCGCGCAGTTGGCGGCGTTCCTTGTCCTGCTGCACATGGCGGATGCTCAGGGTCATGCGGCGCTCGGCGGGGCGCAGAGCGATGATCTTCGCTTGCACCTCCTGGTCCTCGCGCAACACTTCTTCCGCCTTGGCGCCCTTGGCCGCGGTCAACTCGGAGTTGGGGATGATGGCCTCGATCCCGCCCTCCAGTTGGACAAACGCGCCGAACGGCACCACCCGGCTCACGCGCCCGGTGACAGTGCTGCCCACGGCGTAGTGCTCCTCCACGTGCTGCCAGGGGTCGGGCAGGATTTGCTTCAAGCCCAGTGACACCTTGTCCTGCTCCCGATCGTACTTCAACACCAGCACGTCTATCTTGTCCCCCGGCTTGACCACATCCGACGGATGACGCACCCGCGCCCACGACATCTCCGTCACGTGCAGCAGGCCGTCGATACCCCCCAGGTCCACGAACGCACCATAGTCCGTCACCCGCCGCACCATGCCCTTGCGCACTTGCCCCTCCTCCAGCATGGCCAGCGTTTGTTCGCGCTTGCGCTGGCGCTCCTCCTCCATCGCCAGCCGGTGCGATACCACCACCCGCTTGCGCCCCCGATCCACCTCCAGGATCTTCAGCTTGACCGACTGCCCGACAAAGCGCTCGA carries:
- the coaE gene encoding dephospho-CoA kinase (Dephospho-CoA kinase (CoaE) performs the final step in coenzyme A biosynthesis.), translated to MIVVGLTGGIATGKTTVAQLLRERGAAVVDTDEIAREVTAPGSPALSEIAQAFGPQMLTAQGTLDRKRLGSLVFDDPQARRRLEEITHPRIILEMRRRLEALRRRRRPPALAVAVIPLLYEAGAESEVDVVVAVTAPAEQQVRRVMARDGLTREQAQARVAAQMPVEEKARRAGFVVDASGSLEETARQVAKLWGRLVSAAGE
- the rpsA gene encoding 30S ribosomal protein S1 translates to MSWTNAERPLDDAAASDSEKPEMDLQTENAGSPPEAEVPAPTEPSGRPPDAAYDETISPLKQGDIVSGLVVHVDNHGALVDVGTKSEGMIPLADLAGENGEPAQQLAVGDRIDVYVVRTENAEGGLVLSKRKADYENVWRGVIEAYETGATVSAMVTDRVKGGLVVDLGLRGFLPASHVATRNVRALERFVGQSVKLKILEVDRGRKRVVVSHRLAMEEERQRKREQTLAMLEEGQVRKGMVRRVTDYGAFVDLGGIDGLLHVTEMSWARVRHPSDVVKPGDKIDVLVLKYDREQDKVSLGLKQILPDPWQHVEEHYAVGSTVTGRVSRVVPFGAFVQLEGGIEAIIPNSELTAAKGAKAEEVLREDQEVQAKIIALRPAERRMTLSIRHVQQDKERRQLRDYMEQQKDAGRVTVADLVGDVFSQREEEE